In Hippoglossus stenolepis isolate QCI-W04-F060 chromosome 13, HSTE1.2, whole genome shotgun sequence, a single genomic region encodes these proteins:
- the LOC118119647 gene encoding ly6/PLAUR domain-containing protein 1: MRLISVSTLLLFFSSSGLALQIQCYQCEEMTHDCSTPEFIVNCTVNVQDMCQKEVLVKDDGIHYRKSCASSGACLIASSGYQQFCTSKLNSVCITCCNTPLCNGPRQKRRPQPSAAITLTTPLLPVFSVYILLLSLTLC; the protein is encoded by the exons ATGCGGCTTATCAGCGTCTCAACTTTGCTCCTGTTCTTCTCCAGCTCAG GGCTGGCTCTGCAGATTCAGTGCTACCAGTGTGAGGAGATGACACATGACTGCTCCACCCCAGAATTCATCGTCAACTGCACCGTGAATGTGCAGGACATGTGCCAGAAGGAGGTTCTGGTGAAGGATGATG GGATTCACTACCGCAAGTCCTGCGCCTCATCTGGAGCTTGTCTGATTGCTTCCTCTGGCTACCAGCAGTTTTGTACCAGCAAGCTCAACTCGGTGTGCATCACCTGCTGTAACACGCCGCTGTGTAATGGACCACGCCAGAAGAGGCGACCCCAACCGTCCGCTGCCATCACTCTGACCACGCCACTGCTCCCTGTATTTTCTGTCTACATCCTCCTACTGTCCCTCACCCTCTGCTGA